Proteins encoded in a region of the Cytobacillus pseudoceanisediminis genome:
- a CDS encoding amidase family protein, with protein sequence MENPRLKSFHDEDLLEATIDELQEKLQNGEITSKDLVMMYMNRIGQLDENIHSVLELNPDVLHIAAALDAEREEQGPRSPLHGIPILLKDNIDTGDKMQTTAGSLALKNHCAQKDSFVASQLRQAGAVILGKTNMTEWANFMTEGMPSGYSSRGGQTLNPYGPGKFDVGGSSAGSGAAIAANFAAAAIGTETSGSILSPASQNSLVGIKPTVGLVSRTGIIPIAHSQDTAGPMARTVKDAALLLNVLAVPDENDPITMTNKDLRGKDFTVFLDEAGLEGTRIGIARETYFDYLSSEKLSVMNKAVNDLKELGAEVVDEVVIPSTKEEWSRDVLTYEFKADLNAYLRTVAPHLNIRTLSDVIHFNENNSEKCLKYGQSILIEAEETSGNLTEMAYISALEKDIYFSREKGIDYVMKEHHLDAIVFPNNYGAGIPAKAGYPSITVPAGYTPEGEPVGITFTGLAYSEPLLIKLAYAFEHATRHRKAPELGVLA encoded by the coding sequence ATGGAGAATCCAAGGCTAAAGAGCTTTCATGATGAAGATCTGCTTGAAGCGACGATAGATGAATTGCAGGAAAAATTGCAGAATGGGGAAATTACCTCCAAAGACCTTGTAATGATGTACATGAACCGGATTGGACAGCTGGATGAAAACATTCATTCTGTGTTAGAACTCAATCCGGATGTATTGCATATTGCAGCTGCTCTAGATGCGGAAAGAGAAGAACAGGGGCCGCGCAGCCCTCTTCACGGCATTCCCATATTGTTAAAGGATAATATCGATACAGGGGACAAAATGCAGACAACTGCAGGTTCACTTGCCTTGAAGAATCATTGTGCACAGAAGGATTCGTTTGTGGCCTCTCAATTAAGGCAAGCGGGAGCCGTCATTTTAGGAAAAACCAATATGACAGAATGGGCCAATTTTATGACGGAAGGGATGCCAAGCGGATACAGCTCACGAGGCGGACAGACGCTGAATCCATATGGACCGGGTAAATTTGATGTGGGTGGCTCCAGTGCAGGATCGGGTGCAGCCATCGCCGCTAATTTTGCGGCCGCAGCCATCGGAACGGAGACATCAGGTTCCATTTTAAGTCCTGCCAGTCAGAATTCTCTCGTTGGAATTAAGCCGACAGTCGGACTTGTCAGCCGAACCGGCATTATTCCAATTGCCCATAGCCAGGATACTGCCGGTCCTATGGCGAGAACGGTTAAGGATGCCGCTTTATTATTAAACGTACTTGCAGTACCTGACGAAAATGATCCGATTACCATGACAAATAAAGATCTGCGGGGCAAGGATTTTACCGTTTTCCTTGATGAAGCCGGATTAGAAGGTACACGAATCGGCATTGCCCGGGAGACTTATTTTGACTACCTAAGTTCTGAAAAGCTCTCAGTCATGAATAAGGCAGTAAACGATTTAAAGGAGCTGGGTGCAGAGGTGGTAGACGAGGTGGTGATCCCATCCACTAAAGAGGAGTGGAGCCGAGATGTCCTGACATATGAATTTAAGGCAGATTTGAATGCTTACCTGCGAACGGTCGCACCGCACCTTAATATTCGCACCCTGTCCGATGTCATTCATTTTAATGAAAATAATAGCGAAAAGTGCTTAAAATACGGCCAATCCATCCTGATTGAGGCAGAGGAGACAAGCGGAAATCTGACGGAAATGGCCTATATATCTGCACTTGAGAAAGATATTTATTTTTCAAGAGAGAAGGGCATTGATTACGTGATGAAAGAGCATCACCTCGATGCCATCGTGTTTCCGAATAATTATGGAGCAGGCATCCCTGCAAAAGCGGGATATCCATCCATCACAGTACCGGCCGGCTATACGCCTGAAGGTGAGCCTGTGGGCATTACATTTACAGGACTTGCCTACAGTGAGCCGCTCCTTATTAAGCTTGCTTATGCCTTTGAGCATGCCACCAGGCATAGGAAAGCTCCAGAACTTGGAGTGCTGGCATAG
- a CDS encoding DEAD/DEAH box helicase has product MTQSFIEDMKPFIQKAWEKSAFAQPTTVQAEAVPLALEGRDIIAESPTGTGKTLAYLLPVLENIDPDKQAVQAVILASSQELVMQILSEIQKWAEGSGIKAASFIGGANVKRQLEKLKKHPHIALGTPGRVLELIKQKKLKMHEVKTVVLDEGDQLLVPEHAQTVQNIVKSTLKERQVLLFSATLPPVVEQLAKELTADAEVIRVEKDETIQAAGVDHIYFVAEARDKIKMLEKISRLEDIKALVFVKDIGNLTVMAEKLDFKNISSSTLHSDLSKFDRQKAIKNFRTGKTNMLIATDVAARGLDIKGVTHVVHFDFPKDMNQYVHRSGRTGRFGASGTVISLVTEREERELKKMAKELGHTAEKKVMRGGHIV; this is encoded by the coding sequence ATGACACAATCTTTTATTGAAGATATGAAGCCATTTATCCAGAAGGCATGGGAAAAGTCTGCATTTGCACAGCCGACGACCGTTCAGGCAGAGGCGGTTCCGCTGGCTTTGGAAGGCAGGGATATTATTGCCGAGTCCCCGACTGGAACAGGCAAAACACTTGCTTACTTGCTGCCGGTCCTTGAAAATATTGACCCGGATAAACAGGCGGTTCAGGCCGTCATTTTAGCCTCTTCACAGGAGCTTGTGATGCAGATATTAAGCGAGATCCAAAAATGGGCAGAAGGCAGTGGGATTAAAGCCGCTTCTTTTATTGGCGGAGCCAACGTAAAAAGGCAGCTTGAAAAATTGAAGAAGCATCCGCATATTGCTTTGGGAACGCCAGGCCGGGTGCTTGAGCTGATTAAACAGAAAAAGCTGAAAATGCATGAAGTGAAAACAGTTGTTCTCGATGAAGGAGACCAGCTTCTTGTTCCAGAACATGCTCAGACTGTCCAAAATATTGTTAAGTCTACGCTTAAAGAACGCCAGGTCCTGCTATTCTCAGCCACACTGCCTCCGGTTGTTGAACAGCTTGCGAAAGAGCTGACAGCTGATGCTGAAGTGATTCGTGTTGAGAAGGATGAAACCATTCAGGCTGCAGGTGTGGACCATATTTATTTTGTGGCAGAAGCAAGGGATAAAATTAAGATGCTCGAAAAAATCTCAAGGCTTGAGGACATTAAAGCACTGGTATTCGTTAAGGATATTGGCAACCTGACCGTCATGGCAGAAAAGCTTGATTTTAAAAACATCTCTTCAAGCACTTTGCACAGCGATCTGAGCAAATTCGACAGACAGAAAGCAATCAAAAACTTCCGCACAGGCAAAACCAATATGCTGATTGCTACAGATGTTGCGGCAAGAGGGCTGGACATCAAAGGAGTCACCCATGTGGTGCATTTCGACTTCCCGAAAGATATGAATCAATATGTCCATCGCTCGGGAAGAACAGGAAGATTCGGTGCAAGCGGAACCGTTATCTCTCTGGTTACTGAAAGAGAAGAGCGCGAACTCAAGAAAATGGCAAAAGAACTAGGCCACACTGCAGAAAAGAAAGTAATGCGAGGCGGCCATATCGTATAA
- a CDS encoding FAD-dependent oxidoreductase: MTTSNHKTPQYPEPYWREEELPAFDKLREDAQTEIAIVGGGITGITAGYLLAKEGYKVSILEAGNILNGTTGHTTAKLTAQHGLIYDELISHFGEEKTKLYYQASTDAIEFVRNIVSEKQIDCDFSNEEAIIYAVSEEYARKVEKERQAYEKLGIPSGMKESIPFNINTTAVLSMFDQAQFHPLKYLKKLLKEFVDLGGIVYENTTAADIEDGSLPDVVTREGHRLKCKYVIAASHFPFADKKGFYFARLSPERSYVLGVKTKEDFPGGMYYSADSPTRSLRYTPYNGDKLILVSGDSHKTGHGPDTMKHYEALEAFAEEVLGITDYPYRWSAQDLYTLDKVPYIGPITSKQKNIFVATGYRKWGMTNGTAAAMLIKDQIMERENPYAELFTPSRFQADPSIKKFIAANTDVAGQLIKGKLEFVPKETADLSHDEGGVVMINGKRTGAYRDPEGSLHLVDTTCTHMGCECEWNHGDRTWDCPCHGSRFSYDGTVVEGPAAKPLKKVEE, translated from the coding sequence ATGACGACATCCAACCACAAAACGCCCCAATATCCAGAGCCTTATTGGAGGGAGGAGGAACTTCCGGCCTTTGATAAGCTCAGAGAAGATGCTCAAACGGAAATTGCCATTGTAGGCGGCGGCATCACAGGCATTACAGCGGGTTACCTTCTTGCCAAAGAAGGCTATAAAGTGTCCATTCTTGAAGCCGGCAATATATTAAACGGGACTACCGGCCATACGACAGCAAAATTAACAGCACAGCATGGATTAATTTATGATGAATTGATCAGTCATTTTGGCGAGGAAAAAACCAAACTCTATTATCAGGCTTCAACAGATGCTATAGAATTTGTCCGGAACATTGTATCAGAAAAACAAATTGATTGTGATTTCAGTAACGAAGAAGCAATCATATATGCTGTTTCAGAAGAGTATGCACGAAAAGTTGAAAAAGAGCGGCAAGCATACGAAAAACTCGGAATTCCAAGCGGAATGAAAGAGAGCATTCCTTTTAACATCAACACAACAGCGGTGCTCTCCATGTTTGATCAAGCCCAGTTTCATCCGCTGAAATACCTGAAAAAGCTTCTTAAAGAGTTTGTGGATTTGGGCGGTATTGTTTATGAAAATACAACAGCTGCAGACATTGAAGATGGCAGCCTGCCTGATGTCGTGACCAGAGAAGGCCATCGCCTGAAATGCAAATATGTCATTGCAGCTTCCCACTTCCCTTTTGCGGATAAGAAAGGTTTTTATTTTGCCAGATTATCTCCGGAAAGATCTTATGTACTTGGCGTAAAAACTAAAGAGGATTTTCCTGGAGGCATGTATTATAGTGCCGATTCACCGACCCGCTCACTGAGGTACACACCCTATAACGGAGACAAACTCATTTTAGTGAGCGGCGACAGCCACAAGACGGGTCATGGACCAGATACGATGAAGCATTACGAAGCCCTTGAAGCCTTTGCGGAAGAGGTGCTCGGCATAACCGATTATCCTTATCGCTGGTCTGCCCAGGATTTATATACGCTTGATAAAGTCCCGTATATCGGCCCAATTACGTCCAAACAGAAGAATATCTTTGTCGCAACAGGCTACCGGAAATGGGGAATGACAAACGGGACAGCAGCTGCAATGCTGATAAAAGATCAGATTATGGAAAGGGAAAACCCTTATGCCGAGCTGTTTACCCCATCCAGATTTCAGGCTGACCCAAGCATCAAGAAATTTATTGCAGCCAATACTGATGTAGCTGGACAGCTGATTAAAGGGAAGCTTGAGTTTGTGCCTAAAGAAACGGCAGATCTGTCTCATGATGAAGGCGGGGTCGTGATGATCAATGGGAAGCGGACAGGTGCTTACAGGGATCCTGAAGGCAGCCTTCATCTTGTAGATACAACCTGCACCCACATGGGATGTGAATGCGAATGGAACCACGGCGACCGCACCTGGGACTGCCCATGCCACGGCTCCCGCTTCTCCTATGACGGAACAGTCGTTGAAGGTCCGGCAGCCAAGCCTCTGAAAAAGGTTGAAGAATAA
- a CDS encoding spore germination protein produces the protein MSILKSLLKMRKKEYPVQPQEAANTDPDLKSMSLEQLKNRINAEFGSTVDLSMDELKTEGKDALLIYLTTMIDTKLLKETILQSLSGKEDGIELTTEDDLKSLCKEKFGGAGYQLVESFDNIITALLYGNIIIFFKDMEKALSLSMASGEDRSVTEPSTQTVIRGPKDGFVESISTNVRLLRRRIKNRNLRFEKFIIGSETNTSVYIGYMEGISNEKIVQEVRKRLGQIKVNAIFESGNIEELIADKSATPFPLALNTERPDAVASNLLEGKIAILVDGTPFVLVVPAVLVDFFSIAEDYYQNFMMGSFLRMIRYLSFMIALITPSLYVGILTFHHELLPTPLLLGIIAQREGVPFPAVIEVLLMEVTFEILREAGVRMPRAVGQTVSIVGALVIGQAAAEAGIISNIMVIIVAITAIANFVSPTYSFAAAARLLRFLLIIVSAFLGLYGVLIVLVFIVAHLSSLRSFGVPYLSPVAPFIIEQQKDVFFRFPVWSMRKRPAYLKSQNPEKFPKTGSPSPPPMEGEQSN, from the coding sequence TTGAGTATTCTTAAATCACTATTAAAAATGCGCAAAAAAGAATATCCTGTTCAGCCTCAGGAAGCTGCAAACACTGACCCAGATCTTAAAAGCATGAGCCTGGAACAGCTGAAAAACAGAATAAATGCAGAGTTCGGAAGCACGGTTGATTTAAGCATGGATGAGCTGAAAACAGAAGGGAAAGATGCTTTGCTCATCTACCTTACAACTATGATTGATACAAAGTTATTAAAGGAAACGATTCTTCAATCACTCAGCGGGAAGGAGGATGGCATTGAGTTAACAACGGAGGACGATCTGAAATCACTATGCAAGGAGAAATTCGGAGGGGCAGGCTACCAGCTGGTTGAATCGTTCGATAATATCATTACTGCTCTGCTTTATGGAAACATCATTATCTTTTTTAAAGATATGGAAAAAGCGCTTTCCCTTTCCATGGCTTCAGGTGAAGACCGGTCAGTAACAGAGCCAAGCACCCAGACCGTGATAAGGGGTCCAAAGGATGGGTTTGTAGAATCGATTTCAACAAATGTTCGTCTCCTGAGGAGAAGAATTAAGAACAGAAATCTTCGTTTTGAAAAATTCATCATTGGATCTGAGACTAATACTTCCGTATACATCGGATATATGGAAGGCATATCAAATGAGAAGATCGTCCAGGAAGTCCGCAAAAGGCTTGGTCAAATCAAAGTGAACGCAATCTTTGAATCTGGAAATATTGAAGAGCTGATTGCAGACAAATCCGCTACACCCTTTCCGCTGGCACTGAATACAGAGAGGCCTGATGCCGTGGCATCCAATTTGCTTGAAGGGAAAATTGCCATCCTTGTTGATGGGACTCCTTTTGTGCTGGTGGTTCCGGCTGTTCTGGTAGATTTCTTTTCCATTGCAGAAGATTATTATCAAAACTTCATGATGGGAAGCTTTTTAAGAATGATCAGGTATTTATCGTTTATGATTGCCTTGATTACGCCATCCTTATATGTCGGAATCTTAACCTTTCATCATGAGCTTCTGCCTACACCTCTGCTTCTCGGGATCATTGCACAGCGGGAAGGGGTGCCATTTCCGGCAGTCATTGAAGTGTTATTGATGGAAGTTACCTTTGAGATTCTGCGTGAAGCCGGTGTTCGAATGCCAAGGGCTGTCGGGCAGACTGTTTCAATTGTTGGCGCGCTCGTCATCGGACAGGCTGCAGCTGAAGCAGGGATTATATCGAATATAATGGTCATCATTGTTGCCATTACAGCCATTGCCAATTTTGTATCACCCACTTATAGTTTTGCTGCAGCAGCAAGGCTGTTAAGATTCCTGCTGATCATTGTATCGGCTTTCCTGGGCCTGTATGGGGTCCTGATAGTACTTGTTTTTATTGTCGCCCATTTAAGCTCACTCAGATCCTTTGGCGTTCCGTATCTTTCACCGGTTGCTCCATTTATCATCGAGCAGCAGAAAGATGTCTTTTTCCGATTCCCGGTTTGGAGCATGAGGAAGCGGCCAGCTTATCTAAAGTCACAGAATCCTGAAAAGTTTCCAAAGACCGGGTCGCCTTCTCCTCCTCCAATGGAAGGAGAGCAGTCCAATTGA
- a CDS encoding immune inhibitor A domain-containing protein: MSNKNKPFKVVSSITASTMMAAALFAGSFAGTTAAPSKASAEELSAPIDLNIVNEERLGKALKERGLVKKDASSKEVEKAVKDYINEKQGEKQPGSTKNSHDHKDEFDKKTKDFLTKQKDKLSKQLNKGHKNYKKGKPDGYVKVDPAKEANYNGGVRTDKVLVLLTEFEDFKHNNVIQEEGYMYADDFSKEHYEKLMFGDTEFELFNGDKVKTFKQFYEEQSGGSYTVDGTVSEWLTIPGNASDYGDDSPNGGHDNLSPLGPRDLVKEALKAAADAGMDLSAYDEFDLYDLDGDGNFNEPDGLVDHLMIIHAGTGQEAGGGALGDDAIWSHRWTLDGVFAVPNTTAKVDYWGGKMGAFDYTIQPEDGAVGVFAHEFGHDLGLPDEYDTQYTGQGEPVASWSIMSGGSWNGKIAGTEPTSFSPQNKEFFQKGMGGNWANIMEINYADIDKKGLATVIDQSVTKSKNPGIVKVNLPEKEVKGIAPAFGEKYYYSTKGDDLHTTLTTPEFDLTNAETAAFNAKVYYDIEFDYDYLTVTAKAADGTEAELDVIGDDDTDGDARAESSKGQWADKTYDLSEFAGKKVSLTFEYVTDGGLALDGFAIDNISVTADEEVIFTDDAEGESQMTLDGFIVSNGISYAKNHYYLEWRNYSGSDTALAQSRGVKYNTGLVVWYADDSHTDNWVGVHPGEGFLGVVDSHPEAITGLLDGKETVSQSTRYQIADAAFSLDKTPAWEVSSPTRGDYDYPGLKGISVFDDSKTYINSLIPDAGRIVPEHGLKFQVVGEAKDNSAGAVWIHK, translated from the coding sequence ATGAGTAATAAGAATAAACCTTTTAAGGTTGTATCTTCCATTACAGCCAGCACGATGATGGCAGCTGCACTATTTGCGGGATCTTTTGCCGGGACAACAGCAGCTCCTTCAAAAGCTTCAGCTGAGGAACTTTCTGCACCGATTGATTTGAACATTGTGAATGAAGAACGCCTGGGAAAGGCATTAAAAGAAAGAGGATTAGTTAAAAAGGATGCTTCCTCAAAAGAAGTAGAAAAGGCAGTAAAGGATTACATAAATGAAAAACAAGGTGAAAAGCAGCCTGGAAGTACAAAAAATAGCCATGACCATAAGGATGAGTTTGACAAAAAAACAAAAGATTTCTTAACCAAACAAAAAGACAAGCTGTCAAAGCAGCTGAATAAAGGCCATAAAAACTATAAAAAGGGCAAACCGGACGGCTATGTAAAAGTAGATCCGGCCAAAGAAGCAAACTACAATGGCGGTGTCAGAACAGACAAAGTGCTTGTGCTATTAACTGAATTTGAAGATTTCAAGCATAACAATGTAATACAGGAAGAGGGCTATATGTATGCTGATGATTTCAGCAAAGAGCACTATGAAAAACTAATGTTTGGCGATACTGAGTTTGAATTATTTAATGGAGATAAAGTAAAAACATTTAAGCAGTTCTATGAAGAACAGTCCGGAGGCAGCTATACGGTTGACGGCACTGTTTCTGAATGGCTGACGATCCCTGGAAATGCGAGTGATTATGGTGATGATAGCCCTAACGGAGGCCATGACAATCTATCTCCTCTTGGGCCACGGGACTTAGTAAAAGAGGCTTTAAAAGCAGCTGCAGACGCTGGAATGGATCTTTCTGCATACGATGAATTTGATCTATATGATTTAGATGGAGATGGTAACTTTAATGAGCCTGATGGATTAGTTGACCATCTCATGATTATCCACGCTGGTACAGGGCAGGAAGCTGGCGGAGGTGCGCTCGGTGATGATGCCATCTGGTCTCACCGCTGGACGCTTGACGGAGTATTTGCAGTTCCGAATACAACTGCCAAGGTAGATTATTGGGGCGGAAAAATGGGCGCATTTGATTATACGATTCAGCCTGAAGACGGAGCTGTCGGGGTGTTTGCACATGAGTTCGGACATGATTTGGGATTGCCGGATGAGTATGATACACAATACACCGGTCAAGGTGAGCCGGTTGCTTCCTGGTCCATCATGAGCGGCGGCAGCTGGAACGGAAAAATTGCAGGTACTGAGCCTACAAGCTTCTCGCCGCAAAACAAAGAATTCTTTCAAAAAGGCATGGGCGGAAACTGGGCCAATATTATGGAAATAAATTATGCAGATATTGATAAAAAAGGCTTGGCAACTGTTATTGACCAAAGTGTAACCAAATCTAAAAACCCGGGAATTGTAAAAGTAAATCTTCCTGAAAAAGAAGTGAAGGGAATTGCACCTGCGTTCGGTGAGAAATATTACTACAGCACAAAAGGCGATGACCTTCATACCACTTTGACGACACCTGAATTTGACTTAACAAATGCTGAAACAGCTGCCTTCAATGCGAAAGTTTATTATGATATTGAGTTTGATTATGATTATCTAACGGTTACTGCAAAAGCAGCCGATGGGACAGAAGCTGAGCTCGATGTCATTGGTGATGATGATACAGATGGCGATGCCCGTGCTGAATCTTCAAAAGGACAATGGGCAGATAAGACATATGACTTAAGCGAATTTGCCGGTAAAAAAGTTAGCCTGACATTCGAATATGTAACAGATGGCGGACTGGCATTAGATGGATTTGCTATTGATAATATTTCCGTAACGGCTGATGAGGAAGTTATTTTTACCGACGATGCTGAAGGCGAATCTCAGATGACTCTTGACGGATTCATTGTTTCCAACGGAATCAGCTATGCGAAGAACCATTATTATCTGGAGTGGAGAAATTACTCAGGCTCTGATACGGCACTTGCCCAATCAAGAGGAGTAAAATATAACACTGGTTTAGTTGTTTGGTATGCAGATGACAGCCACACAGATAACTGGGTTGGCGTGCATCCTGGAGAAGGTTTCCTTGGAGTGGTGGATTCACATCCGGAAGCCATTACCGGTCTGCTAGATGGAAAAGAAACGGTATCTCAAAGCACAAGATATCAGATTGCAGATGCTGCGTTTTCCTTGGACAAAACACCAGCATGGGAAGTAAGCTCGCCAACCCGCGGTGATTATGACTACCCAGGTTTAAAGGGAATATCTGTTTTTGATGATTCTAAAACATACATCAACAGCCTCATTCCTGATGCTGGACGAATTGTTCCGGAACATGGCCTGAAATTCCAAGTGGTCGGTGAAGCAAAGGACAACTCTGCCGGAGCCGTATGGATTCACAAATAA